In Ruminiclostridium papyrosolvens DSM 2782, the following proteins share a genomic window:
- a CDS encoding metal-dependent transcriptional regulator: MTKLQESGENYLETILILKNKNGNVRSIDIATELGYTKPSISRAMTILKNAQYITVDDSTGYISLTDSGYEIAKAMYERHEILSRYLISIGVSPETATQDACRIEHVISQETFEKIKENTGNK; this comes from the coding sequence ATGACAAAGCTACAAGAGTCAGGTGAAAATTACCTGGAAACCATATTAATTCTTAAAAATAAGAATGGAAATGTCCGCTCAATAGATATTGCTACGGAATTAGGTTATACAAAACCTAGCATAAGCCGTGCAATGACTATTCTAAAAAATGCGCAATATATTACAGTTGATGATAGTACGGGATATATATCCCTCACAGATAGCGGTTATGAGATTGCTAAAGCAATGTATGAACGACATGAAATACTGTCCCGCTATTTAATATCAATCGGTGTTTCCCCTGAAACAGCAACGCAGGACGCATGTAGAATAGAACACGTAATAAGTCAGGAAACCTTTGAAAAAATAAAAGAAAATACCGGTAATAAGTAA
- the gyrA gene encoding DNA gyrase subunit A: protein MADEIREQKIIPIDIESEMKKSFIDYAMSVIIDRALPDVRDGLKPVHRRILYTMFTSGFTPDKPYRKSVATVGEALKSFHPHGDAAVYDSLVRMAQDFSLRHPLVDGHGNFGSRDGDAAAAMRYTEAKLAKISMEMLADINKDTVDFKPNFDEHEVEPVVLPARFPNLLVNGSSGIAVGMATNIPPHNLGETIDGICAVLDNPEITIDELIMKYIKGPDFPTAAKIIGKRGIRDAYKTGRGRLIVRSEATIEELHGNRHRIVVTEIPYMVNKARLVEKIADLVKDKKIDGISFIQDESGREEPVRIVIDLKRDANPNVVLNQLYKNTQLQESFSVNMVAIVPTEDKMYEPRTLNLKQVIDYYIAHQEDVIRRRTKFELDKAEARAHILEGLKIALDNLDEVIRIIRNSKTESVAKEKLSERFGFSDKQSQAIVDMRLGRLTGLEREKLESEYNELLEKIKYFRDVLANEILVHQIIKDELTVIKNKYADERRTKIEIDEDEIDIEDLIQEQESVITMTHFGYIKRLPADTYKSQRRGGKGIIGLSTREEDFVKNLFVTSTHHFIMFFTNKGRVYRLKAYEIPESGRQAKGTAIVNLLQLNGDEKVTTVIPIQEYKEGLYLVMATKNGLVKKTDLMEYDSIRKGGLAAVSLRENDELIDVKLTDGNQDIILSTVNGMAIRFKETDARPIGRVSQGVKGMELDEGDFIIGMEVCTDNTTLLVVTENGFGKRTELDEYKVQTRGGKGVLTYRITEKTGKSIGMLLVSEDDDIMLISSDGTIIRMKVNEISILGRATQGVTLMRMSEGNNVVSVARMINEETEEGEETEETEESLETVDVEPTEE from the coding sequence ATGGCAGATGAAATAAGGGAGCAAAAAATTATTCCCATAGACATTGAATCTGAAATGAAAAAATCGTTTATAGATTATGCTATGAGTGTAATAATAGACAGAGCACTGCCTGATGTTCGAGATGGATTGAAACCGGTACACAGGCGTATACTTTACACCATGTTTACTTCAGGTTTTACTCCGGACAAGCCATACAGAAAATCCGTTGCAACCGTAGGTGAAGCGTTAAAGAGTTTTCATCCGCATGGTGATGCTGCTGTTTACGATAGTCTTGTACGTATGGCACAGGATTTTTCATTGAGACATCCATTAGTAGACGGACATGGAAACTTTGGCTCAAGAGATGGTGATGCTGCAGCTGCGATGAGGTATACTGAGGCAAAGCTGGCCAAAATATCAATGGAGATGCTTGCTGATATTAACAAAGATACAGTTGATTTTAAGCCAAACTTCGACGAACATGAAGTTGAACCGGTTGTTTTACCAGCTAGGTTTCCAAACCTATTGGTTAATGGTTCATCAGGTATTGCTGTTGGTATGGCCACCAATATACCCCCACACAATTTAGGTGAGACAATTGATGGTATATGTGCAGTTTTAGATAATCCAGAGATTACTATTGATGAATTAATAATGAAATACATCAAAGGTCCGGATTTTCCAACTGCTGCTAAAATAATAGGTAAAAGAGGAATAAGGGACGCATACAAAACCGGTAGAGGAAGACTTATTGTACGTTCCGAGGCTACCATAGAAGAACTACACGGAAACAGGCACAGGATTGTTGTTACCGAGATTCCGTACATGGTAAATAAGGCAAGGCTGGTAGAAAAAATTGCAGATCTTGTTAAGGATAAAAAAATAGATGGAATATCATTTATTCAGGATGAATCCGGCAGAGAAGAGCCTGTAAGAATAGTTATTGATTTAAAACGTGATGCCAATCCGAATGTTGTGCTGAATCAACTATATAAAAATACACAACTTCAGGAAAGCTTTAGCGTGAACATGGTCGCTATAGTACCTACTGAAGACAAGATGTATGAGCCAAGAACTTTGAATTTAAAACAGGTAATTGATTATTACATAGCTCATCAAGAGGATGTAATCAGACGAAGAACAAAGTTCGAACTTGATAAAGCCGAAGCTAGGGCACACATATTGGAAGGCTTAAAAATAGCACTGGATAACCTGGATGAAGTTATCAGAATTATACGTAATTCAAAAACAGAATCCGTTGCAAAAGAAAAGTTATCAGAGAGATTTGGTTTCAGTGACAAACAATCTCAAGCAATTGTAGATATGAGATTGGGACGTTTAACCGGTTTAGAAAGAGAGAAACTGGAAAGTGAGTATAACGAGCTCCTTGAAAAGATTAAATATTTTAGAGATGTACTTGCAAATGAAATTCTTGTTCATCAAATAATAAAGGATGAACTTACAGTTATTAAGAATAAATATGCTGATGAGAGAAGAACAAAGATTGAGATTGACGAAGATGAGATAGACATTGAGGACCTTATCCAAGAACAGGAAAGTGTTATCACAATGACTCATTTCGGATATATAAAGAGATTGCCTGCCGACACATACAAGAGCCAAAGGCGTGGAGGTAAGGGAATAATAGGTCTAAGTACAAGAGAAGAGGATTTTGTTAAAAATCTCTTTGTAACTTCGACACATCACTTTATTATGTTCTTTACCAATAAGGGAAGAGTTTATAGGTTAAAGGCATATGAGATACCTGAGTCCGGACGACAGGCAAAGGGTACTGCAATAGTAAACCTCCTGCAGCTAAACGGAGACGAGAAGGTTACCACTGTAATTCCTATACAGGAATATAAGGAAGGATTATACCTTGTAATGGCAACCAAAAACGGCCTTGTTAAGAAAACTGATCTGATGGAATACGATAGTATCAGAAAAGGCGGGCTTGCAGCCGTTAGTTTAAGGGAAAACGATGAACTTATAGATGTTAAGCTTACAGACGGTAATCAGGATATAATACTTTCAACGGTTAATGGTATGGCAATCAGATTTAAGGAAACTGATGCAAGGCCTATAGGTAGGGTCTCACAAGGTGTTAAGGGGATGGAACTTGACGAAGGGGACTTTATAATTGGTATGGAAGTATGCACTGATAACACTACGTTATTAGTGGTAACAGAAAATGGCTTTGGTAAGAGAACTGAACTGGATGAATACAAAGTCCAAACAAGAGGCGGTAAGGGCGTCTTAACCTATAGGATTACTGAAAAAACCGGTAAATCAATAGGTATGTTATTAGTATCTGAAGATGATGACATAATGCTGATAAGTTCAGACGGAACTATTATTAGAATGAAAGTAAATGAAATCAGTATTTTAGGTAGAGCTACCCAAGGTGTTACACTTATGAGAATGAGCGAAGGAAATAATGTAGTAAGTGTAGCAAGGATGATAAATGAGGAAACCGAAGAAGGCGAAGAAACAGAAGAAACCGAAGAGTCATTAGAAACAGTAGATGTTGAACCTACAGAAGAGTAA
- the noc gene encoding nucleoid occlusion protein, with the protein MLESKIQFTKQEKKEDQKNITYVGIDHIRPNPYQPRKQFNKMALEELCDSIKQYGVLQPINVRRLSHGTYELVAGERRLRAATMAGLQEIPAIIINVDDNDSAVMALIENLQREDLSYMEEAEGYSNLINEHGFTQEELAQKIGKSQSTIANKIRLLKLSPLIKKILSDNNLTERHARALLKLHDEQLQLKVLRLVCERGLNVKKTEELVERAIDKYSKNIKQRTTSEKKMTKAIKDVRIFVNTIKQAIDIMRQSGVNAKAAQVDRGEYIEFVVRVPKNNMA; encoded by the coding sequence ATGTTGGAGAGTAAAATTCAATTTACAAAACAGGAAAAGAAGGAAGACCAGAAAAATATTACTTATGTTGGTATAGACCACATCAGACCAAATCCATACCAACCAAGGAAACAATTTAATAAAATGGCTCTTGAAGAACTGTGTGATTCCATTAAACAGTATGGTGTGCTACAGCCAATTAACGTTAGAAGACTTTCCCATGGCACATATGAGCTTGTAGCAGGTGAACGGAGACTTAGAGCCGCTACTATGGCAGGATTACAGGAGATTCCGGCAATAATAATAAATGTAGACGATAATGATTCTGCCGTAATGGCACTTATCGAAAATCTTCAAAGGGAAGACCTTAGCTATATGGAAGAGGCTGAGGGCTATAGCAATCTAATAAATGAGCATGGATTTACTCAGGAAGAGCTTGCCCAGAAGATTGGTAAAAGCCAATCAACAATAGCAAATAAAATAAGACTGTTAAAGCTTTCTCCATTGATTAAAAAAATACTTTCTGATAATAATTTGACTGAGAGACATGCAAGAGCATTGTTAAAGCTCCACGATGAACAGCTTCAACTAAAGGTTCTGAGGCTTGTCTGCGAGAGAGGCTTGAATGTAAAGAAAACAGAAGAACTGGTAGAAAGAGCTATAGATAAATACTCAAAAAATATAAAACAAAGAACAACCTCTGAAAAGAAAATGACAAAAGCAATAAAGGATGTAAGGATATTTGTCAATACTATAAAACAGGCGATAGATATAATGAGACAGTCAGGTGTAAATGCAAAGGCTGCCCAGGTTGACAGAGGGGAATACATAGAATTTGTGGTTCGAGTTCCTAAGAACAATATGGCTTGA
- the rsmG gene encoding 16S rRNA (guanine(527)-N(7))-methyltransferase RsmG has protein sequence MALDNELKELLIKGLTHYKKEISDTQIEQFEKYMELLKEWNKKINLTAIEDDREIVIKHFIDSISIVPHIGNEDIKIIDVGTGAGFPGIPLKIVNPKNKITLLDSLDKRVKFLNEVINKVNITQISAIHGRAEDFGTNPVYREKYDIAVARAVSNLPVLLEYCLPFIKINGIFIAMKGSSTEEFDNCNRALDILGGKIEKIEKMELPFTNIERNVVVVRKFRQTPTKYPRKAGKPSKEPLI, from the coding sequence ATGGCACTTGACAATGAATTAAAGGAATTACTTATCAAAGGATTGACACACTATAAAAAAGAGATATCCGACACACAAATAGAGCAATTTGAAAAATACATGGAGCTTCTGAAAGAGTGGAATAAAAAAATAAATTTAACAGCAATAGAGGATGACAGGGAAATAGTAATAAAGCATTTTATTGATTCAATCAGCATAGTTCCTCATATAGGAAATGAAGACATAAAGATTATAGATGTAGGTACCGGCGCAGGTTTTCCCGGTATTCCTCTCAAAATAGTGAACCCAAAAAATAAAATAACACTGCTTGATTCATTGGATAAGAGAGTAAAGTTTCTTAATGAGGTAATAAATAAAGTAAATATTACCCAAATATCAGCGATTCATGGCAGAGCAGAGGACTTTGGAACTAACCCTGTATATAGGGAGAAGTATGATATTGCTGTCGCAAGAGCAGTATCAAATCTTCCGGTTTTACTCGAATATTGTCTTCCATTTATAAAAATAAACGGAATATTTATCGCAATGAAAGGAAGTAGCACCGAAGAGTTTGATAATTGCAATAGAGCTCTCGACATTTTAGGTGGTAAAATTGAGAAAATAGAAAAAATGGAACTACCGTTTACAAATATAGAAAGAAATGTCGTTGTGGTAAGAAAGTTTAGACAGACGCCGACAAAATACCCAAGGAAAGCAGGTAAACCATCGAAAGAACCGTTGATATAG
- the mnmG gene encoding tRNA uridine-5-carboxymethylaminomethyl(34) synthesis enzyme MnmG: MDYFAGSYDIAVIGAGHAGCEAALAAARLGCSTIVFSINLDSIANMPCNPSIGGTAKGHLVREIDALGGQMGKTTDKTFIQSKILNSSKGPAVYSLRAQVDRRQYQMEMKHILETQENLDIRQAEVIEVLTDETGTSVTGVKTHTGAIFQCKAIVLTTGTYLQGKIFIGDVNYSGGPDGLFPANRLSESLQNIGIELLRFKTGTPARLNKRSLDFSKMSEQPGDDVIVPFSFETEKIEKDQVPCWLTYTNADTHEVIKKNIHRSPLYSGNITGIGPRYCPSIEDKVVRFSDKEHHQVFVEPMGIGTEEMYLQGMSSSLPEDVQVEFMRTIPGLENVKVMRSAYAIEYDGIDATQLKLSLEYKKIEGLFSAGQINGSSGYEEAAAQGIVAGINAAMKIQNREPLILDRSQAYIGVLIDDLVTKGTKEPYRMMTSRAEYRLLLRQDNADLRLTSLGREIGLISEERYEKFLKKKELIEKEIERLKNTYLPPSEAVLKYLESRNSTAIKSGIQVTELLRRPEISYESLSQVCELPELPRAVREQVEVAVKYEGYIKRQMQQVEQYKKLEGRKIPQPIDYNEIQGLRLEARQKLSQIRPDSIGQASRITGVSPADISVLLIYLEQVNRRKN, encoded by the coding sequence ATGGATTATTTCGCTGGAAGTTATGATATAGCTGTTATCGGTGCAGGACATGCCGGATGTGAGGCAGCATTGGCAGCAGCAAGACTTGGTTGCAGCACTATAGTATTTTCTATTAACCTGGACAGTATTGCAAACATGCCTTGTAATCCAAGTATTGGGGGAACAGCAAAAGGCCACTTGGTAAGGGAAATAGATGCCTTAGGCGGACAGATGGGGAAGACAACGGATAAAACCTTTATTCAGTCAAAAATACTTAACTCATCTAAAGGCCCTGCAGTATATTCCTTGAGAGCGCAAGTGGACAGAAGACAATATCAGATGGAAATGAAGCACATTCTTGAAACACAGGAAAACCTTGATATCAGGCAGGCAGAAGTTATAGAAGTACTTACTGATGAAACGGGGACCAGTGTAACAGGCGTAAAAACTCACACTGGAGCTATATTTCAGTGTAAAGCAATAGTACTTACAACGGGGACATATCTCCAAGGAAAAATTTTCATCGGTGACGTAAATTACAGTGGAGGACCTGATGGATTATTTCCTGCAAACAGATTATCAGAAAGCTTGCAAAATATAGGCATAGAGCTGCTTAGATTTAAGACGGGAACTCCTGCAAGACTAAATAAGAGAAGTCTGGACTTTTCGAAGATGTCTGAGCAACCCGGGGACGACGTAATTGTTCCATTTTCCTTTGAAACAGAAAAAATAGAAAAGGATCAGGTTCCATGTTGGCTCACATATACAAATGCCGATACTCATGAGGTAATCAAAAAAAACATTCATAGGTCACCACTATATAGTGGAAATATTACAGGTATAGGCCCAAGATATTGCCCATCAATAGAGGACAAGGTAGTAAGATTCTCTGATAAGGAACACCATCAGGTCTTTGTAGAACCTATGGGAATAGGAACGGAAGAAATGTACCTGCAGGGAATGTCAAGCAGTCTTCCTGAGGATGTACAGGTAGAATTTATGAGAACTATTCCCGGGCTTGAAAATGTAAAGGTAATGAGAAGTGCCTATGCAATAGAATATGACGGAATAGATGCTACACAGTTAAAATTATCATTAGAATATAAAAAAATAGAAGGATTGTTTTCAGCAGGGCAAATAAATGGAAGCTCCGGATATGAAGAAGCTGCTGCTCAGGGAATTGTTGCGGGAATAAATGCTGCAATGAAGATACAAAACAGAGAGCCATTAATATTGGACAGGTCCCAAGCATATATAGGCGTACTTATTGATGACCTTGTTACAAAAGGTACAAAGGAGCCTTATAGGATGATGACGTCCAGAGCAGAGTACAGACTTCTTCTAAGGCAGGACAATGCTGATTTGAGATTGACATCCTTAGGCAGGGAAATAGGATTGATTAGTGAAGAACGATATGAAAAATTTCTTAAAAAGAAGGAATTGATAGAGAAAGAAATAGAAAGACTGAAAAACACATATTTACCTCCCAGTGAAGCTGTTCTAAAATATCTTGAAAGCAGAAACAGTACAGCCATAAAAAGTGGAATTCAGGTTACAGAACTACTAAGGAGGCCAGAAATAAGTTATGAAAGCCTTTCACAAGTTTGCGAACTTCCAGAACTACCAAGAGCTGTACGTGAACAGGTGGAAGTTGCCGTAAAATATGAAGGTTATATTAAAAGGCAAATGCAGCAGGTAGAACAGTATAAAAAGCTTGAAGGCAGAAAAATACCACAGCCTATTGATTACAACGAGATACAGGGATTAAGACTAGAGGCCAGGCAAAAACTTTCACAAATAAGGCCTGACTCCATAGGTCAGGCATCCAGAATAACAGGGGTATCTCCTGCTGATATATCAGTATTACTCATATATCTTGAACAGGTTAACAGAAGGAAAAATTAG
- the mnmE gene encoding tRNA uridine-5-carboxymethylaminomethyl(34) synthesis GTPase MnmE, whose translation MHNEDTIAALSTPYGTGGIGVIRISGEKAFSTADKIFKASKAMEEIQSHTVTYGKIVDKESKDIIDEVLLLKMCKPNTFTREDVIELQCHGGIVVINRVLDLIFKNGVRPAEPGEFTKRAFLNGRIDLSQAEAIIDLINSKTVESSKAAVSHLEGRLSARLKIIRKTLVGLLAHIEVTVDYPEHDIEEITGEKVLENLKNIKGELHTLAGTFERGKILREGLNIVIAGKPNVGKSSLLNQLSGNTKAIVTDIPGTTRDIIEEYVNINGIPAKITDTAGIRNTQDVVEKIGVNKAYEAVGQADLTIVVLSAETGIDDEDIEILNLVKNKKALILINKTDLADKEQVNEIKAQLENHDIILKASVINARGIEELEATISELFVKGKISGNDEVLLTNSRHKYLVDRAIEDIQQALNSFSTGMPLDMVTIDIKSCADNIGQITGESIDEAVMHDIFSRFCIGK comes from the coding sequence ATGCACAATGAAGATACGATAGCAGCACTGTCAACTCCGTACGGAACAGGTGGAATCGGTGTTATTCGAATAAGCGGAGAAAAAGCATTTAGCACAGCAGATAAAATATTTAAAGCCTCTAAAGCAATGGAGGAAATACAGTCACATACAGTCACATACGGAAAAATTGTTGATAAAGAATCAAAAGATATTATAGATGAAGTATTACTGCTGAAAATGTGTAAGCCAAATACATTTACAAGGGAAGATGTTATAGAACTACAATGTCATGGTGGAATTGTAGTAATAAACCGTGTATTGGATTTGATTTTTAAAAATGGGGTAAGACCTGCAGAGCCGGGAGAATTCACTAAACGTGCTTTTTTAAACGGCAGAATAGACTTGTCACAAGCTGAAGCCATAATTGATTTAATCAACTCAAAGACAGTTGAAAGCTCAAAAGCTGCAGTAAGCCATCTGGAAGGAAGATTATCAGCCAGATTAAAAATCATCAGAAAAACTTTAGTAGGATTACTGGCTCATATTGAGGTGACTGTTGATTATCCGGAGCATGATATAGAAGAAATAACGGGAGAAAAAGTTTTAGAGAATCTTAAAAATATAAAAGGTGAGCTTCACACTCTGGCAGGAACTTTTGAAAGAGGCAAGATATTAAGAGAAGGATTAAATATAGTAATTGCAGGGAAGCCAAATGTAGGTAAGTCATCTCTGTTAAACCAGTTGTCAGGAAATACAAAGGCAATTGTAACTGATATTCCGGGAACAACAAGAGATATTATAGAGGAATACGTAAATATCAATGGAATTCCGGCAAAGATTACAGATACGGCCGGTATAAGAAATACTCAGGATGTAGTTGAAAAAATAGGAGTAAACAAAGCATATGAGGCGGTTGGACAAGCTGATTTAACAATAGTAGTTCTTTCAGCGGAAACAGGTATAGATGATGAAGATATTGAAATTTTAAATTTAGTAAAAAATAAAAAAGCTCTTATTTTAATAAACAAGACGGATTTGGCAGATAAAGAGCAAGTTAATGAAATAAAGGCTCAGTTAGAAAACCATGATATTATTTTAAAAGCATCAGTAATAAATGCCAGAGGAATAGAAGAGTTGGAAGCAACCATATCGGAATTATTTGTCAAAGGAAAAATATCAGGAAATGATGAAGTGCTTTTAACAAATTCCAGACATAAATACCTTGTGGACAGAGCTATTGAGGATATTCAACAGGCATTAAATTCTTTTAGTACAGGAATGCCACTTGACATGGTAACTATAGATATAAAAAGCTGTGCCGATAACATTGGGCAGATTACAGGGGAATCAATTGACGAAGCTGTGATGCATGATATATTCAGTCGTTTTTGTATTGGAAAATAA
- the jag gene encoding RNA-binding cell elongation regulator Jag/EloR has translation MAYSIEKKGKTVQEAISAALEELQLTQDDVDIEVIEEGNKGIFGIIGSKVARIRVTVIEKEEKNRCDIASDFLYTILNNMGVEADINVSEDEESIVVDINGDNIGIIIGRRGETMDSLQYLTSLVVNKEYEDYKRVILNVENYRQKREETLVKLANRLADKVVKYKKPITLEPMNPYERRIIHSSLQGHKYVETYSTGEEPKRKVVITLK, from the coding sequence ATGGCTTACAGTATTGAAAAAAAAGGTAAAACAGTTCAGGAAGCTATATCTGCTGCACTCGAGGAATTACAGTTAACACAGGATGATGTTGATATTGAAGTTATAGAAGAGGGCAACAAAGGTATTTTTGGTATTATAGGTTCTAAAGTTGCCAGAATACGAGTGACAGTTATAGAAAAAGAAGAGAAAAACAGATGTGATATAGCATCAGATTTTTTGTACACAATACTTAATAACATGGGTGTTGAGGCTGATATCAATGTTAGCGAAGATGAGGAAAGCATAGTTGTTGATATAAATGGAGACAATATTGGAATAATTATCGGTCGCAGAGGGGAAACAATGGATTCCCTGCAGTATCTTACAAGTCTGGTTGTTAATAAGGAATATGAAGATTATAAAAGAGTAATACTAAACGTTGAAAATTACAGACAGAAAAGAGAAGAAACTCTTGTAAAGCTTGCTAACAGACTTGCTGATAAAGTAGTTAAATACAAAAAACCCATTACACTTGAGCCAATGAACCCATATGAGAGAAGAATAATACATTCATCTCTTCAGGGACATAAATATGTAGAAACATACAGCACAGGTGAAGAGCCAAAGAGAAAGGTAGTTATTACTCTGAAATAA
- a CDS encoding YidC/Oxa1 family membrane protein insertase, producing the protein MFDVIIRPLGQFLYWIYNTIAFHNYGLALVIFTIIIRAAMIPLTLKQYKSSAEMQKVQPLLQEIQRKYANDKAKLNEEMMKLYQEHKINPAGGCLPLLIQMPILLSLWQAITKPLKYMLGFTPEQLKNLAEASNIPINSAYSEINTITHFMSIGQGSKVGNLNMFFPSHGFGINLGDIPTWHFNKIMSEPKYAVLLLLPIIATITTYLSVRMSMPKATSDKAANPMGNSMMYVSPIMTLLFSFQFPAGLALYWITGNVFAIVQQYYVNKYVLKKKEEVSK; encoded by the coding sequence ATGTTCGACGTAATAATTAGGCCACTTGGTCAATTCCTTTATTGGATTTATAATACTATTGCATTTCATAATTACGGTCTTGCACTTGTTATTTTTACTATAATTATTAGAGCTGCAATGATCCCATTAACCTTAAAACAGTACAAGTCTTCTGCTGAAATGCAAAAAGTTCAGCCTTTACTCCAGGAAATTCAAAGAAAATATGCAAATGATAAAGCAAAGCTAAACGAAGAAATGATGAAGCTTTATCAGGAACATAAAATAAATCCCGCAGGGGGATGTCTCCCACTACTTATACAAATGCCTATATTGTTATCATTATGGCAGGCTATCACAAAGCCACTCAAATATATGCTGGGTTTTACTCCAGAACAGTTGAAAAACCTTGCAGAAGCATCTAATATACCCATCAATAGTGCGTATTCAGAAATTAATACTATAACACACTTTATGAGTATAGGTCAGGGTTCTAAAGTCGGAAACTTGAACATGTTTTTCCCAAGTCATGGGTTTGGGATAAATTTGGGTGATATACCTACATGGCATTTTAACAAAATTATGAGCGAGCCTAAATATGCAGTTCTTTTGCTGTTACCTATAATAGCAACCATTACGACATATTTGTCAGTGCGTATGTCAATGCCTAAGGCAACTTCAGACAAGGCTGCAAACCCGATGGGAAACAGCATGATGTATGTATCTCCTATAATGACTTTACTATTTTCATTCCAGTTCCCTGCAGGTCTTGCTCTATATTGGATTACCGGTAACGTGTTTGCTATTGTTCAGCAATACTATGTAAATAAGTATGTCCTTAAAAAGAAGGAGGAAGTGAGTAAATAA
- the yidD gene encoding membrane protein insertion efficiency factor YidD: MLKRILIALIRFYQKFISPLKMRPTCRFYPTCSQYAIEAVIKYGCIKGSYLALKRILKCHPFHPGGFDPVK, encoded by the coding sequence TTGCTTAAAAGAATATTGATAGCATTAATCAGGTTCTACCAGAAATTTATATCGCCACTAAAAATGAGGCCTACGTGCAGATTTTATCCCACATGTTCACAGTATGCGATTGAGGCTGTAATTAAATACGGTTGTATAAAAGGATCATATCTGGCATTAAAACGAATATTAAAGTGTCACCCCTTTCATCCGGGAGGGTTTGACCCTGTTAAATAG
- the rnpA gene encoding ribonuclease P protein component produces the protein MKKTVTLKKNYEFARVFNKGSFYVGRYITVYILPNKQSFNRIGISVSKKAGKAVIRNRKKRLIRESYRYFEDYISNGFDIVVAARSGESVPTFRAVLKEIKYLLKKLQIFDQEKYNCLKEY, from the coding sequence ATGAAAAAGACTGTAACACTAAAAAAGAATTACGAGTTTGCAAGAGTTTTTAATAAAGGATCGTTTTATGTTGGAAGGTATATAACTGTTTATATCCTTCCAAATAAACAATCCTTTAATAGAATTGGAATATCAGTTTCCAAAAAGGCAGGCAAAGCAGTTATCAGAAATAGAAAAAAAAGATTAATCAGAGAGAGTTACCGGTATTTTGAAGACTATATTTCCAATGGATTTGACATTGTAGTTGCAGCAAGATCCGGCGAAAGTGTTCCTACTTTTAGAGCTGTGTTAAAGGAAATCAAATACTTGCTTAAAAAGCTGCAGATATTTGATCAGGAGAAATACAATTGCTTAAAAGAATATTGA